From the genome of Sander lucioperca isolate FBNREF2018 chromosome 1, SLUC_FBN_1.2, whole genome shotgun sequence, one region includes:
- the gpr151 gene encoding G-protein coupled receptor 151 has protein sequence MDKLSGNNETVVNNNSIDKWSFNERGSYQQLDPGELRVLVPAILGVICVLGVACNLTAMVILFSNAHRGKLSLINSLVFNLMFADVLVLLFTVPFRAASYPKASWNLGWMVCKTADWFLQSCMAAKSFTVAVMAKACYRYVSNPTKQVSIHLGSMLVVFLFIWLSACSVTIPHWLFATLQREIRGMVCVLMVPPEAQDFMAVYVKAYPLGVYCAPLCFALMYFCRAYSQCQRRSSKTQNLRTQIRARKLTLMLFSLTVAMTVLWLPQWVVWVWERHVAEKEIEGAQPLISSLPPLLTLSAQLLTFSLSLVNPLIVLFLSEEFREGYRGLWRRLTLRKQPPPKPKPGPHNPTTLQSPCPRPETSGQLGGERSLRPSFSQDPSSEAQPQPEQGEKREEDRLSLKDGIVLLDVEQFWHERESGTNADENDPVPWEHQSKDGEK, from the coding sequence ATGGATAAATTGAGTGGGAACAATGAGACAGTGGTGAACAACAACTCCATAGACAAGTGGTCATTCAATGAACGCGGCTCGTACCAACAGCTGGACCCCGGGGAGCTGAGGGTCCTGGTGCCAGCTATTCTGGGagtcatctgtgttttgggtGTGGCTTGTAATCTCACTGCGATGGTTATCTTGTTCTCCAACGCTCATAGGGGCAAACTATCCCTCATCAACTCCCTCGTCTTCAACCTGATGTTTGCTGACGTGCTAGTGCTGTTGTTCACGGTGCCTTTCAGGGCTGCGTCCTACCCCAAAGCTAGCTGGAATCTGGGCTGGATGGTCTGCAAGACGGCCGACTGGTTCCTCCAGTCCTGCATGGCAGCGAAGAGCTTCACGGTGGCTGTCATGGCCAAAGCGTGCTACCGCTACGTGTCCAACCCCACCAAGCAGGTGAGCATCCACCTGGGCTCCATGCTGGTGGTGTTCCTCTTCATCTGGCTCTCCGCCTGCTCTGTCACCATCCCTCACTGGCTGTTTGCcacactgcagagagaaatcCGCGGGATGGTGTGTGTACTGATGGTTCCTCCTGAAGCCCAGGACTTCATGGCTGTGTACGTCAAAGCATACCCCCTGGGGGTCTACTGTGCACCTCTCTGCTTCGCCCTGATGTATTTCTGTAGGGCTTATAGCCAATGCCAGCGCCGCTCCAGTAAAACTCAGAACCTGCGCACCCAGATCAGAGCCAGGAAGCTCACCTTGATGCTGTTTAGCCTGACTGTGGCCATGACTGTTCTCTGGCTTCCACAGTGGGTGGTGTGGGTTTGGGAGCGTCACGTAGCGGAGAAGGAAATCGAAGGAGCTCAGCCCCTCATCTCCTCTCTTCCCCCTCTTCTAACCCTCTCTGCCCAGCTGCTCaccttctctctgtccctggTGAACCCTCTcatcgtcctcttcctctccgaGGAGTTCAGAGAGGGCTACAGGGGGCTGTGGAGGCGCCTCACCTTGCGCAAGCAACCTCCCCCAAAGCCAAAGCCCGGACCTCACAACCCTACAACTCTCCAGTCGCCTTGCCCCAGACCAGAGACTTCGGGCCAGCTGGGTGGGGAGAGGAGCCTTCGACCAAGCTTCAGCCAGGATCCCAGCAGTGAGGCTCAGCCCCAGCCGGAGcaaggagaaaagagagaagaagacagGCTGAGCCTCAAAGATGGGATCGTCTTGCTTGATGTGGAGCAGTTCTGGCACGAGAGGGAGAGTGGAACGAACGCAGACGAAAATGATCCGGTGCCGTGGGAGCACCAGAGCAAAGACGGGGAAAAATAA